A window from Azoarcus sp. DD4 encodes these proteins:
- the cysT gene encoding sulfate ABC transporter permease subunit CysT: MSAASFFNPTCQTRVLPGFGLSLGYTLVYLSLIVLVPLAAVFLKTASLGWADFWTVVTNPRVIASYKLSFGASLLAAAINAVFGLMLAWALVRYSFPGKKLIDALVDLPFALPTAVAGIALTALYAGNGWVGKLLEPLGIKVAFTPLGVLVALVFIGVPFVVRTVQPILEDMETELEEAAASLGAHRWQTFTKVILPILLPALLTGFALAFARAVGEYGSVIFIAGNIPMVSEITPLMIITKLEQYDYVGATAIAVVMLVFSFALLLVINLLQAWSAKRTGRNR, encoded by the coding sequence ATGAGCGCTGCAAGCTTCTTCAACCCGACATGCCAGACCCGCGTGCTGCCGGGCTTCGGCCTGTCGCTCGGCTACACGCTGGTTTATCTGTCGCTGATCGTGCTGGTGCCGCTGGCTGCTGTCTTCCTCAAGACGGCCAGCCTCGGCTGGGCCGACTTCTGGACCGTGGTCACCAACCCGCGCGTGATCGCCTCCTACAAGCTGTCCTTCGGCGCCTCGCTGCTCGCCGCCGCGATCAACGCGGTGTTCGGCCTGATGCTGGCGTGGGCGCTGGTGCGCTACAGCTTCCCCGGCAAGAAGCTGATCGACGCCCTGGTCGATCTGCCCTTTGCGCTGCCCACCGCGGTAGCCGGCATCGCGCTCACCGCCCTCTACGCCGGCAACGGCTGGGTCGGCAAGCTGCTCGAACCGCTCGGCATCAAGGTCGCCTTCACCCCGCTCGGCGTGCTGGTGGCGCTGGTCTTCATCGGCGTGCCCTTTGTCGTGCGCACGGTGCAACCCATCCTGGAAGACATGGAGACCGAGCTCGAAGAAGCCGCTGCCAGCCTGGGGGCGCATCGCTGGCAGACCTTCACCAAGGTGATCCTGCCCATCCTGCTGCCGGCGCTGCTGACCGGTTTTGCACTGGCCTTTGCGCGCGCGGTGGGCGAGTACGGCTCGGTCATCTTCATTGCCGGCAACATCCCGATGGTGTCGGAAATCACGCCGCTGATGATCATCACCAAGCTCGAACAATACGACTACGTCGGCGCCACCGCGATCGCCGTGGTGATGCTGGTGTTCTCCTTCGCGCTGCTGCTGGTCATCAATCTGCTGCAGGCGTGGAGTGCGAAACGGACCGGGAGGAACCGCTGA
- a CDS encoding sulfate ABC transporter substrate-binding protein has product MNFRLRTLLVVALGGLSVAILPAAHAQTTLLNASYDVTRELYKDINPAFSAWYKAKAGKDVTVNQSHGGSSKQALSVAAGLEADVVTMNQSTDIDILVERGKLVAPDWRKRFPHEATPYTTYSVFLVRKGNPKNIKDWNDLARNGLSVIVPNPKTSGNGRYTYLAAWGSVVARGGSEADARNFVTQVFRNVPVFDGGGRGATTTFTQRDIGDVLVTFENEAAQIAKELGEGQFDVVYPSITIDASPPVAVVESVVAKRGTAAEAKAYLDFLYSDDGQKIIVKHWFRPRSEALLKANADRFPPIKAFKVEELLGSWADVQKKHFADGGIYDQIVVNR; this is encoded by the coding sequence ATGAACTTCCGTCTTCGCACATTGCTCGTCGTCGCCCTCGGCGGACTTTCCGTCGCCATACTGCCGGCCGCCCATGCCCAGACCACGCTGCTCAATGCGTCCTACGACGTCACCCGCGAGCTCTACAAGGACATCAACCCCGCCTTCTCCGCCTGGTACAAGGCGAAAGCCGGCAAGGACGTCACGGTGAACCAGTCCCACGGCGGCTCCAGCAAGCAGGCGCTGTCGGTGGCGGCTGGGCTGGAAGCCGACGTGGTGACGATGAACCAGTCCACCGACATCGACATCCTGGTCGAACGCGGCAAGCTGGTCGCACCCGACTGGCGCAAGCGCTTCCCGCACGAGGCCACGCCCTACACCACCTACTCGGTGTTCCTGGTGCGCAAGGGCAACCCGAAGAACATCAAGGACTGGAACGACCTCGCCCGCAACGGCCTGTCGGTGATCGTCCCCAACCCCAAAACCTCCGGCAACGGCCGCTACACCTATCTCGCCGCCTGGGGCAGCGTGGTCGCCAGGGGCGGCTCCGAAGCCGACGCGCGCAACTTCGTCACCCAGGTGTTCCGCAACGTGCCGGTGTTCGACGGCGGCGGCCGCGGCGCCACCACCACCTTCACCCAGCGCGACATCGGCGATGTGCTCGTCACCTTCGAGAACGAGGCCGCTCAGATCGCCAAGGAGCTGGGCGAAGGCCAGTTCGACGTGGTCTATCCGTCGATCACCATCGATGCCAGCCCGCCGGTGGCGGTGGTCGAAAGCGTGGTCGCCAAGCGCGGCACCGCCGCCGAAGCCAAGGCCTACCTCGACTTCCTCTACTCGGACGACGGCCAGAAGATCATCGTCAAGCACTGGTTCCGGCCGCGTTCGGAAGCGCTGCTCAAGGCCAACGCCGACCGCTTCCCGCCGATCAAGGCCTTCAAGGTCGAGGAACTGCTGGGCAGCTGGGCCGACGTGCAGAAGAAGCACTTCGCCGACGGCGGCATCTACGACCAGATCGTGGTGAACCGCTGA